A stretch of DNA from Campylobacter concisus:
CTAAAAAATCAAATAAAGAGCTAATAAATTGCTTTAAAGACTATATTGATATAGCTGATGCAAGTTATGCAATGCTTCATAATGTATTTGAGAATGAAAGAAATGGACTTGATGAGCTTTATGATAAATAAAGTAAGTTATAAAAATACCCGAAATAAACTTTTATCTGCATAATAAATTTTAATAAACCCCAAACAGCACATAATAAATTAATAATATTATAAATACAATAACAATAAAATATCCAAACTAAAATTTCAAACATAAAAGGATAACCAATGAAATTTCTAGCTATAACACTCTTACTTCTAACAAGTATATTTTTAATAGCTTGCTCAGCTAATCAAGCAAACAAAAAGATAAGTAACTCTGAACTAGAAAACTTAGCTAAACAATATGGTGGAGTATATATATTTAATCAAAAATTTGTTAATGAGATAGATAGAAGAGAAAAAGAAAGAAGCGATTATATGGATGATTTCTTTAAAAATAACAAAAGAAATTTTAAAAGAGCTGACCTAGAAATCATGGATCAAAAACTCCCTCAAATCCTCTCAAATGGTAAACCATATTTTCTAGGTGGAACATCCAGTAAAATTTCACAAAGTTGTTATGAAAAAATTTATAGTTTCATAGGTCATGAGAATTTAAAGAAATATGAACCTTGGATATTTTCAAATTTATATTACAAAGATAAAGAGGGCAATATAGTTCAAATTTCATGTACTGTAGTTTATGAAAGAGTAAAAACACAGTATGGACTATTTGGAGATGAAGGTAGAGGATTTAGTTTTAAGAAAAATAGCTTTGAAAGTCTTGGTGGCGGAAACAAATTCATTC
This window harbors:
- a CDS encoding diadenosine tetraphosphate hydrolase, translating into MLTKKSNKELINCFKDYIDIADASYAMLHNVFENERNGLDELYDK